The sequence gccaacaaaatgaatccgatgagtgtcaatttccaataataACATCATAATCACTATCACAATTCAATGCATTCTAACACTATCCTTAATTGTTCTCCCATGCAACATATGTAAAGTTACTTCTAATTCTTCTATCATGAATGCATACATCAATAATGCAACTCTAATTGATTTCCCATTAGATTCATTTTAAGAACATCAAATCCCAATATTCCTAATCTCATTTATTCATTCCCTctagggtaagtgcaaggtaatgggtcacaaattggcggAAGTCCGCGCGTTGGAAAAAACGctcttagaaacgggggcccaAGGCGAaactaaatgggcccccattttattCTCAAATGGGGGCCGCTTGACAACGAAATGGGGTCCCATTTTTAAATCCGATGTTACCCatttttttgggtgcattttgtcatttttggacaatAACAATAATTTTAGGAACGGGCCCTCATTTTCAAAGCGGGCCcccgttatttaaataatgggcccccgttttgtgaAATTTGATTCCATAACCTACCACTTGTCTCCGGATTAGGTCTGAGATAGGCcagggatggccacacctgagacatggacctgcaaattcaaatctccatgaatgaaagcacaaatatgaacttctgaaatagtttacgtgcctctaattagagaattttaatatgaaattaaaacccatttcagattatattgtctagattctaaatatataaatttatttaaaaattgattattttaactatttttcatttaatttatactaaatcaggtccataaacttgaaatattaactaattttgttaatttaataacttttttattttaatgaattttgaaaaaaaaatatatgtcatcaatctacacaaaattcttttctatttaaaaaaaaaagaaaaaaaaaagttaagtttacatcaaattatgtgggtcatacacgtcaaatttttaaaaacataattacggccattaaaaaattaattaaaaaaaaaatacagaaaaatatgcttatcaatattcagtgtgttacaaaccatttcccaaaatggttggagaaaataattttaattgtgtcaaaaagtgtgggtcgtacacatgcatggtatggtcctaaaacatgcatttttaaaacatagtttttagaaatccattcaaaaagttattttttattatgtgggtattaaaataaattatatatttggaaagtagactcagagggctatcttttatagtagtgactttttccaagattcaatttcgaagtgtttcaaaatttaagctcaaatgagacaaaacctaaaaatcaagaaaacacttccactttttggccaaaaagtggactcatcttcttgcactaaccCTCTGACATCATTAATCCCCTTTCAAATGATACTAATCACACTAATAATCCTTTCTTTAGTATCTTAACGCCCACATAATGCTAAGTCACCACAATTAATCCAATACTATTGttacaattaataaaataataatcaagATATATTAGGATACATCATATGATCTCATACAAGTAACATAATCCATGTCCTAAGAATCATCTATAAATACATATCCATTATCCAAATACATCAAGGAGCATATCTCTCAAGGACATATTATAATTACTCTAATATCATGATATCCACAATAACATATGTCATATGATCAATACATCCATCTGCTACAATATCCATCCATAAGCTGAAAGCACAAGAATTCACATCCATGCAtgaagcatccaatgaagaacatcccaatgaaagaatgcatcaaaccacccaatcatgtggaaccaaaggaaccaccccccgtgctaggagatgacacaaggtaccACACTCACTttagacctaggctaacacctaacaatcAAAGAGACTCAATGATACCAATGTTGCACCAAGAGACAACTCAAGCATAAGACAACTCAACACATGGCTAATCATAAAAAGAGAGAAAATCATAGAGGCATACCAACAATCAAGGAAAGGTCAATAACTAAGCACTAAGGACACATGTAGGagaggagtgtcatcacattctatcctCACAATGAAGGGAACTACCCTGATAAACATGTCTCTGCatgttatcctcacaaagaaggacaccatcctgatagacatgtggagccatctcaacataTGAGAGAaaaagggagattgacttgccatcataATGACCttcccaagattatcctaaaatatcctccctaaGACTAAGACTTGGGGCTCACATCCATTATTATAttgattagatgaatcctaattacccaacccatctaattaattattaattttattactTATTTAAATCAAGGAAAACTTTtaatgtgccttggtggtctagactctaagcatccttactaggaacctcctAGTAGGCTATCTCTCATGACCTAGGTCTTCACATGAAATCCTAGTCCCTCTAATCATGTTCTAAGACCTCAAGGAAATacaacaacaataacaaggatGCTCTTATGCAACATCAATAAAGAATCCATATAACATGTACAATTGGCAATGCAATCCaattgccaaaatgccaacaatgccaATATATAAACAAGAGCCTCAATAAGATCTCATATAACAAGTAGCCAAATATGGTGCACAAAACCATCCAAATCAACCACATATAAAAATAAACCCTCAACAATGAGGCTCATCAGCTCCTTGGAGCAAATCATGAATCATAATCTAAACAAGTTATCTCTGCTTGCTGGAGTAGCAAAACAACCTCTACAACAAGGCTAAATCAATTTTTCGGAGCCAAATACAATAGAATAATGAAATCTGAACATATACAACACTCAAAAATATCTGAAAACATTATCACAAGCCTCTGGAATGAAAATAGAAATGAGCAAATCAACTCAGAACTCCAAAACCATCAAAAACATATTAGTAGAGCAGATTAGCACATACACCCATTAGTGCAGCGCTTTTACCCAATAAAATGACACATTACATAATTGTATAGCATATTCATAACATGAAATAATGCTTTTGCCAAAAGATTTAGCACATAAAAATTATACTAGCGTATTCATTACATATAGTAGCGCTTTCAATAAAAAGTTTAGCACATTTGTAAAATTAAATAGTGCTTTCAATAAAAACATTAGCACATATGCTAAAACAACACAATCACCAAAAAAATCAGAACATAGAGACTGGAAAAATACGACAAGGTAAAATAAATCATAAGGACTTTAATAGAAGTCTAAACCATTAACAATAAAAATGCCAAGTCTAGAAGAATTCAAAGGAACACTTAAAACCAAGAATGAAACCAATACATTGATCcagagccccaaggaacaaaggccTCTCACATAAACTCACTCTCCAAGACCCTCAATTAAGATCTCAACATTCATGGATTCTTGGAAAATCCTAATAACAACATGAAAGGAAACCTCTACACTTTCCTTCATTCAATGGGGGCCCTTTTTGATCCCTAAACAACTCATTGAGATACAAATTCTCACATCAAGTCTCTCTTGTAGTCACCTATGACCAAATTGGATTACAAATCACCCAACATTTAAGAGTAGGTATGGACCCTATAGAAACTCTTGTCCAACCCCAAAGATATTGAATATAACCAAGAAAACACCCTTTTTGTTGTACAAGTTCAATCAAGGTGACTTGCCCTCTACAAGACACCTATTCCTAGTAGCCCTGGTTTGAGTGTTTAAGGGGAAAAAAATGAAATTATCCTGATGATACCATAAACTCTTGACACTTTTATATTCCCCCTTTGGTGACACAAAACACTTCCAAAACTCAAACTCCAACTCTTACATTGAGTGGGTCAAATGTTGCTGCTACAAGACACCTAATAGGgattttaggccacttttacaaaggaacCACACACAAATGGCTTGATCCAAAGACAATAATGGATGGGAAAGGTATGAACACATCCCAAAATACCAAATTCACCATTATATAGGTTCCACCACTCTTTTTTTTACTACTGCACAATTTTTCACAGTCAAAACCagctagtcacatgaggatgcctagcctagggcttgaTCCCAAAATTCACCAGTTCAATGGCCCACTCATAAACCctagaaatattaaaataaactatATCCCCTACCATTCCCCATATTTTGAGCCAATTTTTCCAAAGGAATGAGGGGTTAAGAAATCATTTCCTTGGTAAccctggttttggagggtttttagACCACCTTTCacaaaaatacaaatatttctctTATTTCTCAATATTTTCCTACCAAATCATAGCCAAATGAACATAAACATAGAGGCTTATTCAAAAAAATGACTTATCCTACACATGGAGTCTGTACAATGATTGTACAGGGCACTATTGCAGCAAATTTATGTAATTTTTTAGTGTTTATTGAATCTAATCACTTTCTTACATCCAAAAATTCATCAATCCTTTCTTCTCTACCTCCATGGACTTAAGAAATGTATCTTAAACCTCCTCAACCAAATCCAACTCAAATTTGAATTAGGTAGTTgttggagggagattagttacaagTTGACAATAAAAGTTTTCATCgaaacttgacaactttgcacaaaacTTGACAATCTATGAATTTtgcctatgtaacctattaggacACATCATAAACCTTACAAATAGGACACATAGGAGCCAAAATACAATGGTTTCCTCATTTATACATTTTGGATTTCATTTGACCATGATTGACAAAATAGGTCCTAAGAAGTTCACAATACAAAATGACATGAAGgccttacatggctaatcaaaacaaaatgaatggtcttgaaagaccttattacaactaaaaaaaattcaaggaacctatagAAACCTCTAAGATCCTTCATTTATCAAATGGTCTTCAAAGTTagcaaggtgctcctgcaccatactcctggggGCATataaaactcaagtctcttgaggaaTGAGGTCTGCAATAGAATGTCCATGCTTTTGAATGTAATCCTTGGTCATccatgtggtatcttcttcaagtAAGCCACTCCACTTGAAAAGATATTCCTTATAAGTCTTATTTCTAGTCTTCTTGACCACCTTGGTGTCAAAGATGCTCCTCAACTTCAAGGGTTGGATAGGTGGTAGATCCTTGACCCaaccttcatctccttctgattgcAAGCCTACATCTGAACCTGCAACATCACCTTTGTAAGGAAATAAATCTAAAGCATCGAAAATGGGTGATATTCCTAAGCCTtgaggaagttcaatctcataggcattaggACCAAACTTATGTACAATCCAGCAAGGACCAATCTTGTTTATGAGTAACTTTGTTGGCTACCCCTTTGGAAGTCTGTCTTTCTTCAAGTGTGCCATCACCAAGTCTCCCACCTTATATTGCACATCTCTCTTCCtctcattttctttctctttgtaCTTTTTTAGTGTTCTTGTGAAGAGTTTATCTCAGCTTCTCATGAATGTCTTTTATGGCCAATGCAAAATCCCCTCCTTGAGCACTTCTTCTTTCCAATCCATGTAGATCTCTTAATTGAATAATACCTCTTGGATGAATCCAATAGACAACCTCGAAAGGGCTTCTTCCTGTGCTTCTATTGATAGAATCATTATATGAAAATTCAGCTTGAGGGATGATCATATCCCAAGCTTCTCCATGCTTCTTTGTAAGACACctaagaagatttcccaatgaTCTATTCACTACCTTAGTTTGGCCATCAATCTGAGGGTGATAGGCTGATGTGAAGGACAATTAAGTGCCCAACTTCTTCCAAAATTTATGTCAAAAGTGGCCCACAAACTTAGAATCCTTGTTAGTTAAAATATTAagaggcaaaccatgtatcctAATAATTTGTTTCAAGAATAAGCCAGAAATATGGGAAGCATCATTAGTACATTTACATGGAAAAAAGTGAGGtatcttactaaatctatcaaccacaacaaagatactatcaaaacctttttgagtcctaggaagacccaaaacaaaatccatatTGATACTTTCCCATGGCCTATTAGGAATAGGGAGtggttgatataaacctgcatttgaTGATGTTCTCTTATCCCTTTGGCATATGCTGCAACTTTCAACAAACTTCCTGACATCTGATTGCAACTTTGGCTAAAAATAGAACCTCTTCACCTGTTCTAGTGTTTTATCAAGCCCACAGTGACCTCCAAAACTACCATAATGCTTCTCCTTGATAATGTTCTCCCTCATGGAGTATCTGGGGATTCACAACTGGCTCCCTTTGAACAACAACCCCTGCTacaacaaaaaatcataaaaatcaggaTGATAAGATTCTGAAAAATTGAGTGCAAACCTCATATCTCACTAAAATATTAATTGTCCTTGTACATTTTCTTGAGGGAATCAATTCCCACACTTTGTAACTGAATTTGTTGCACCATGAGCACCCACCTATTCAATGCATCCACCACTTTATTGTCCCGCCCCTTCTTATGTTTGATGGTAAATGTGTAGGCTTGAAGATATTCAACATACTTCATATGCTTGTGATTAAGTTTCTTCTATCCATTCAGAAAACTGAGAGCATGATTGTTAGTATAAACAATGAATTCTTTAggtaaaaggtaatgcctccatttttttaaGGCTtttaccattgcatacaactccaaatcatatgtaTAATATCTCCTTTTAGCATCATTGAgattctcactaaagaaagccaccggtctaccttcttgactcaagacaacCCCTATGACAAgattactagcatcacactccactataAATAACTTATTAAAATCAGGCAAAACAAGAATGGGCTATTGTGCTACTCTCTTTTTTAGGTATTCAAAAgattcattttcttcatttgacCAAGAAAACTTACACGTTTTCCCTCGTTTGATTGTGTCTAGGATAGATGCACATATATGACTGAAATTTTTTATGCCAACCCATGGAAATTTCTCACATCACCTACTATCTTGGGTGTTGGCCATGACAAGATAGCCTCCACCTTttctggatccatcttcaaatccccCCTTGAGATTACAAAACCAAGGTAGAAAAGCTCCTACTTCATGAAGACACTCTTCTCTATGTTTATCATCAACTTTTCATCATGCAACTTCTTCAAGACTAGGTTCAAGTGCTCCAAATGCTCCTCCTTTGTCCTGCTaaacacaagaatatcatcaagataaaaaataacaaatttaCCAGTGAATTCCTTCAATAACTCGTTCATGAGGCACATAAAGGTGATTGGGGCATTggatagcccaaaaggcatcaccgtCCACTCATAGAGACCTTCATTTATCTTGAAGGCTACCTTTCATTCATCCCATTGCCTTATTCTAATTTGATGACACCCAGTCTTGAGATCAATTTTAGAGTAGTAGCAAGCCCTTCCCAAAGAGTCTTCAATTCTACACATAGGAAAACTatatcttatggtaatcctattgatggaCCTAGAATCAGTACAAACTTTCTATTTACCATCTTTTTTAGGTGTTGGGACCATTGGAATAGCATAAGGATTGATCTTCTTTCTCACCaaccccttatccaataattcttgcacttgcttggcaatctcctcattttgAGATGGATTCATCTTATAGGATGGTTTGTTTGGCAATGTAGACCCTGGTATGAAGTCAAACTGATGGCTTATGTCCCTAATGGGTGGCAAAGTGTTAGGCATTTCCTCCACCATTATACTCTTATACCTATCCAACAATTGTTGCACCTCCTTGGGAACTTCTTCCTTACTGCTACTAGGCACTTTAGGAATATTTTTAGGCTTCAAAATAAGAGCATACCTAGGGGTTCCTTCCTCCTTTAGGATGTCTAGATACTCTTTTCCACTCTTTAACATGACACTTGACCCAATGTTCTTATCCACATTCTCATCCAGTAAAGGATCCATCTTGTATTTTCTCCCATTTTTGGTTATGATAAAGGAGTTTGTTTTCCCATCATGTTGGGATTGTACATCATATTACCATGGACATCCTATCAATAGATGGCAAGAATCCATGGGAACCACATCACACAATATTCTATCCTTATACTCCCCTATCTCAAACTCTACCCAAGATTATTCATCCACTAAGACCTACTGGTCCTTATTCAACCATGACACCTTATAAGGGTTAgcatgtggcaaccttttcaacttTGGAAACCAAATTTTCAGTAGAACTTGAATCAACTACTACCTTAAATAGCTTACCATAGACCTTGCACATGGTTCTAAATAATGTCTTCCTCTAAGGGGGTTCTTTCACTTAAGGCACCTTCAACatggttctccttatcatcaagctTTCTCCATCATGGGCTAGGGCTACACTTCCAATTAGGGAATTGACACTTTGGCAATCTTCTTCTTGAATCAGCtggttccttctctctcctccatgagagttTGAGGCTTTCTTAGGACACTTGCTTGTAGTGTGCCCTACTTGGTTGCAATTAAAGAATCTCCCTTTTAATACACTAGGAGCTCTTCTTGGTCCTCCAAATCTACCCCTTCCATTGGGTCTccttcctctaaagcctcctctTGAACCTGAGTCTCCACTTTGTTCTTGCTAGCTAGACTCACCTTGGAGTTTTTTAGATTGTCCTTTTCCCCCaaaatttccttttcctctaaagttcttgcctcctcttcctctacctttttgTTCACCTTTTCTTCTCAACTTATCCTCCACCCTCAAATCCATTTGGAAGCATTCATCTATTGTTTTAGGAGTCATcagactcatctcatcttgaatattgaatttgagcccattcaagtacctagcaaccttctccttttcatcttcacagTGCCTTGATCtcaaactcaatttgtggaattccTTTGTGTAGGAAGTCACATCCGAATCCTTCTGCTTTAATTTTTTCATTCTCCTATATAGATACACTTCATAATCAGCAGGCATGAATTGGGCCTTGAGTTTGGACACCATCCTGTCGCAAGAATGGATCATACTCTTTCTCATCTTCACCCTTTCACCTTGAGTATAGTTCCACCAGGTTAAAGAAACACCCTTTAGTTTGGTCTTTGCAAAATTCACTTTCTTCTCCTCAACCACTTCCTTGTACTCAAAATAATTATGCAaggcatctatccaatctacaAGTTCTTCAACATTCATCTTCCCACTATAGGTAGGAATCTCCATCTTGGCTTCAGAAGAATCTTTGACTATTGTCTTTAGGGCTTCAATGAATGGTCTTTGATCAACAAGTATCTTTGGCTCCTACCTTTGGGGTTCTTCTTCTTTATCCTCTTGATCCTCTTCTTCATCGGTCTCCTCACTTGgcccttttcctttcttcattgtCTTTAGTTCAGCCTTGAGTGCTTCCTTGACCCTGATCTTGattatctcttccatctcttggaATTTCTTAGCCACCTTTGTGGGCATTCCCTTTGGAGGCATTATGCTAGCCTCTTCTTGGCTCTCTTTTGCTCACATACACCAAAATCTATCCTCCCAATTATTtgacttgctttgataccaatatgttgcaaagccccaaggaacaaaggcATCCCACACAAAATCACTCTCCAAGACCCTCAATTAAGGTCTCAACATTCATGGATTCTTACACAATCTTGACAACAACCTGAAAGGACacctctacactttcctttatTCAATGGGGCCCCTTTTTGATCCCTAAACAACTCATtaagatacaacttctcacattgAGTCTCTCCTTGATACCAACTCTCCTATAGTCACCTATGACCAACTTGTATTAGAACTCACCCACCATTGCAGAGTAGGTATGGACCCTATAGATTCTCTTTCCCAACCCTAGAGACATTGACTATAACCAAGAGAACACTCTTTTTGTTGTACAGGTTCAATCAAGGTGACTTGCCCTGTACAAGACACCTATTCCTGGTAGCCCTGGTTTGAGCCTTTAAGGGAAAAACTTTGAAATTATCCTAATGATACTATAGAATCTTGACACTTTTAGATGCCCCCTTTGGTGACACAAAACACTTCCAAAAATCAAGCTCCAACTCTTGCATTGACGAGGTCAAACGTTGCTGCTACATGAGGCCTAATAGGggttttaggccacttttacaaagaaaccaCACACCAATGGCTTGATCCAAAGATAGTAATGGATGGGAAAGGTTTGTAAAAATCCAAATATACCAAATCAACCATTATATAGAGTCCTGTTATGCCCTTCATACCTAGCCCtattagtttccttgtcttgaaaatatgggtcccctctcTTTTGTTTTTATAGTTTTTTGTAGTTATATGTTTTTTCCTTTTTGCAccttggaaccccagagtcccaaggttTTCTTTGCTTGGTTTTCAAGTCCTACCTCGGAACCCCAAAACCCCGGAGTTCTGAGGTAggcttttgtttcttgttttggttCAGACCCTGAAGTCTCGAGGTCTTGCCTTGTTCTTTTTTTGTTGAAACCTCAGAACCCTAGAACCTCGGAACCTCGGAGTCccgagttcttcatgttttgtttgttgttttgtgaACCTTAGAACCCCAAAACCCTAGACTCCCGAGGTGTTTTCTATTTTTACCTTGAAACCCCAGAACCTTAGAGTCCCAAGGTGAGTTCTTGTCTTTTTGTTTTTGACCCTGGACCTCTAAAGTTTCAAGGTGTGTTTTCCATCTTGGAAGTCCGGAATCCCGGACTGTCGAGGTTGTGTTTAAGGCAACCGTAAGGATGAAATATCAGGGGGTATAAATAGAGAAAATGAACCTTTttgagctcatttgtgcattcaagttttcCAGCCTCCCAGCTCTGCCTTTGGACTTTGTGTCTCTATGTTTTCGAACTTTCATGGGTTTTTCTTTCACCAGGTTGGTGGATTTTCTTCCcctttgtgttttcttgtttataTTTTCTAGTTTTTTTATCTTAGATTTtccttgtttttttttgttttttttgttttcattgtttTCTCATGTGCCCTAGGGTTTTTGTCACCCCGCAATCCTAGAGTTCCAGGATTCACAGTCCTAACAACCCCAGAACCTCACAACCCCAAAGTCCCAAGGTTGTTCCTCTTTGGTCATGCCTTCACCCCAAA is a genomic window of Cryptomeria japonica chromosome 7, Sugi_1.0, whole genome shotgun sequence containing:
- the LOC131856979 gene encoding uncharacterized protein LOC131856979, whose amino-acid sequence is MDPLLDENVDKNIGSSVMLKSGKEYLDILKEEGTPRYALILKPKNIPKVPSSSKEEVPKEVQQLLDRYKSIMVEEMPNTLPPIRDISHQFDFIPGSTLPNKPSYKMNPSQNEEIAKQVQELLDKGLVRKKINPYAIPMVPTPKKDGKDYLGHVISREGIAVDPSNIHAIVEYLAPINVGEVHSFMDLIGCYYQFVQGFLKISHPITSLQRKGRNSYVDGHVIAYESRKIKAHELNFPTHDLELVKVMHALGKENVVEYALSLRRHEVSVLTLNVDLRSRILSMLN